The Rhizoctonia solani chromosome 14, complete sequence genome has a segment encoding these proteins:
- a CDS encoding CHAT domain protein encodes MHPSNRLDRCGADNEQSNSQEVVASHGETGNERIDGTTTPGSDTEDGIDGEALLQLLDSAPGSLLAEMGHEMVSAIGTLYNIRFRSSGKVEDIEKAVKYHNWALDLTPDDHPRLPDRHTSLGVSYSDRYRRTGEVADLVKAIECDTRALDLTPDGHPDLADRHASLGVSYGHRYKRTGEVADLVKAIECKTRALDLTPDGHPDLADRHASLGVSYTDRYQRTGEVAELAKAIECHTRALDLTPDGHPDLADRHASLGVSYGDRYKRTGEVADLVKAIECDTRALDLTPDGHPDLADRHASLGVSYSDRYRRTGEMTDLAKAIECFTRALDLTPDGHPDLADRHANLGVSYGHRYKRTGKMSDLVKAIECKTRALDLTPDGHPSLADRHASLGVSYTDLYECTGEIADLAKAIECDSHALALTPGGHPDLSKRHFNWAYISHLRYKRTRHSFHLSASLHSFRKSSQLLTGPPRDVFDNAQRWAALASEHSYLCPIEAFRATIDLLPHYIWLGSTSAQRYHDLSMTKNLAVRAASAAIQSSEYRLALEWLEHARCVVWNQSLMLRTPLDDLRALHPGLASQLQQTSHELHQAASGASPSGADPSGTHTPERRHHLAEQYAKLLEQVRQHRGFEHFLLPIKSDRLLRAARYGPVVVINCHGAHCDALFILPGRDHVSHLSLPKFDQQKAQKARSEIERLLRDKGIRERTYRIKFRRLGDTEPDAGPVLASLWHDVVRPVLDHLGYMNDHSSGTLPHITWCPTGIMSFLPLHAAGDYDQPRSKVFDYAISSYTPTLTALLSSAPRSLNQATKVLAIGQTNTPGCSSLPGTARELACLESHTRGKASYSQLVEDEAMATTVLDAMEQHDWVHLACHAHQNLKDPTQSGFYLHGGTLELSAINQRTFRDKGLAFLSACQTATGDKELPDEAIHLASGMLMAGYPSVIATMWSVMDEDAPFVADKVYARLMQDGQVGNGEPGKALHDAVAGLREKVGEKEFARWVPYIHMGS; translated from the exons ATGCATCCGAGCAATCGACTGGATAGGTGTGGAGCGGATAACGAACAGTCAAACTCACAGGAAGTGGTGGCGAGCCATGGCGAAACGGGTAAT GAAAGAATAGATGGGACAACGACGCCTGGCTCAGACACTGAAGACGGTATTGATGGGGAAGCTTTGCTACAACTATTGGATTCAGCTCCGGGTTCACTATTGGCTGAGATGG GACATGAAATGGTATCTGCGATAGGAACACTATACAACATCCGGTTTCGAAGCAGTGGAAAGGTAGAAGACATCGAAAAGGCAGTCAAGTATCACAATTGGGCACTGGACCTGACTCCTGACGACCATCCACgcttgccagaccgacataccagtctgggagtgtcatactccgatcgatatcgacgcacggGCGAGGTGGCGGACCTagtcaaggcaatcgaatgcgaCACTCGTGCACTGGACCtgactcctgacggccatccagacttggcagaccgacatgccagtctgggagtgtcatatGGCCATCGCTACAAACGTACGGGCGAGGTGGCGGACCTagtcaaggcaatcgaatgcaaGACTCGTGCACTGGACCtgactcctgacggccatccagacttggcagaccgacatgccagtctgggagtgtcatacaccgatcgatatcagCGCACAGGCGAAGTGGCGGAACTggccaaggcaatcgaatgccACACTCGTGCACTGGACCtgactcctgacggccatccagacttggcagaccgacatgccagtctgggagtgtcatatGGCGATCGCTACAAACGTACGGGCGAGGTGGCGGACCTagtcaaggcaatcgaatgcgaCACTCGTGCACTGGACCtgactcctgacggccatccagacttggcagaccgacatgccagtctgggagtgtcatactccgatcgatatcgacgcacggGCGAGATGACGGACCTggccaaggcaatcgaatgcttTACTCGTGCACTGGACCtgactcctgacggccatccagacttggcagaccgacatgccaatctgggagtgtcatatGGCCATCGATATAAACGCACAGGCAAGATGTCGGACCTagtcaaggcaatcgaatgcaaGACTCGTGCACTGGACCtgactcctgacggccatccatccttggcagaccgacatgccagtctgggagtgtcatacaccgatctATATGAATGCACGGGCGAGATCGCAGACCTggccaaggcaatcgaatgcgaCAGTCATGCACTCGCGCTCACTCCTGGCGGCCATCCCGATTTGTCTAAACGCCACTTCAATTGGGCCTACATATCACATCTTCGATATAAGCGTACTCGTCACTCCTTTCACCTTTCCGCCTCTCTTCACTCCTTTCGCAAGTCCTCCCAGCTCCTCACTGGTCCACCTCGTGATGTGTTTGACAATGCTCAGCGTTGGGCAGCCCTCGCGTCTGAGCACTCCTATCTCTGCCCCATCGAAGCCTTCCGTGCCACAATCGACCTTCTCCCTCACTACATATGGCTTGGCTCTACCAGTGCTCAGCGCTACCACGACTTGTCAATGACTAAGAATCTTGCCGTACGAGCTGCGTCTGCTGCTATCCAGTCTTCCGAGTACAGGCTGGCACTAGAGTGGCTGGAGCACGCACGATGCGTGGTATGGAACCAGAGTCTAATGCTTCGAACTCCTTTGGATGACCTGAGAGCGCTCCACCCCGGCCTTGCATCTCAGCTGCAGCAGACTTCCCATGAGCTTCACCAGGCAGCTTCTGGAGCTTCTCCATCCGGCGCTGATCCATCTGGCACCCATACCCCAGAGCGTCGCCATCATTTGGCTGAACAATACGCCAAGCTACTAGAGCAGGTACGCCAGCATCGTGGGTTCGAGCACTTTCTGCTGCCCATCAAATCCGATCGTCTCCTTCGCGCTGCTCGATATGGGCCTGTCGTGGTCATCAACTGTCACGGAGCTCACTGTGACGCCCTTTTCATCTTGCCCGGACGCGATCATGTCAGTCATCTTAGCCTTCCCAAGTTTGATCAACAGAAAGCGCAAAAGGCTCGGTCGGAAATAGAACGACTGCTTCGAGATAAAGGCATTCGGGAGCGTACGTACAGGATCAAGTTTCGTCGGCTGGGAGACACCGAGCCAGACGCTGGACCTGTGCTTGCCTCGTTGTGGCATGATGTGGTGAGGCCGGTGCTTGATCATCTGGGCTACATG AACGACCATTCGAGTGGTACTCTACCTCATATCACTTGGTGTCCGACTGGCATCATGTCCTTCTTGCCATTACATGCAGCCGGGGACTACGACCAGCCGCGGTCAAAAGTGTTCGATTATGCGATCTCATCATATACCCCGACTCTCACCGCTCTCCTTAGCTCTGCTCCTCGATCTCTCAACCAGGCTACTAAAGTACTTGCTATCGGTCAGACTAACACACCCGGCTGTAGCTCGTTGCCTGGCACCGCTAGGGAGCTGGCCTGTCTCGAGTCTCATACCAGAGGCAAAGCCAGCTACTCGCAGCTAGTGGAGGACGAAGCGATGGCTACGACTGTGCTGGATGCAATGGAGCAGCATGACTGGGTGCACCTTGCCTGCCACGCCCACCAGAACCTCAAAGACCCAACGCAGAGCGGGTTCTACTTGCACGGCGGCACTCTGGAACTTTCAGCCATCAACCAGCGGACGTTCCGGGACAAGGGGCTTGCGTTCCTGTCCGCCTGTCAGACTGCTACAGGCGACAAGGAGCTACCGGATGAAGCGATACATCTGGCATCGGGAATGCTGATGGCGGGATATCCGAGCGTGATTGCGACGATGTGGTCTGTGATGGATGAGGATGCGCCTTTCGTGGCGGACAAGGTGTATGCACGGCTGATGCAGGATGGACAGGTGGGGAATGGGGAACCGGGAAAGGCGCTACACGATGCTGTGGCGGGGCTGCGTGAGAAGGTCGGGGAGAAGGAGTTTGCTCGATGGGTGCCGTACATTCACATGGGCTCATAG
- a CDS encoding Lipase, translating into METSIEASNDILDFTPYAVGGDGGATPYWYVGYHAGSHSVIVGNQGSDFEQLEAFLTNANFFQKNLNSTLFPGVSTEAKAHGGFVDAQATSADAKLAAVHGELGSKIYHFDRT; encoded by the exons ATGGAGACCTCTATAGAAGCGTCCAATGATATTCTCGATTTCACTCCGTATGCAGTTGGTGGGGATGGTGGTGCGACTCCTTATT GGTATGTTGGATATCATGCAGGATCCCATTCAGTGATCGTTGGCAATCAGGGATCAGACTTTGAGCAACT CGAAGCATTCCTTACTAATGCCAACTTTTTCCAAAAGAATTTGAATTCGACGTTGTTTCCGGGGGTCTCGACAGAAGCAAAAGCTCATGGTG GTTTCGTCGATGCCCAGGCGACCTCCGCTGACGCCAAGCTTGCCGCGGTTCATGGCGAGCTCGGGAGCAAAATCTATCACTTTGACAGGACATAG
- a CDS encoding cytochrome P450 family protein → MANSSLIPLDTLTEYATFKNLLYISGGIILFKIAEGAYYPIRKLFSPLRELPGPSNESVIFGNLKRVFAAPNSVIHEGWLKEYGSTLAYRGFLSSYRLFTVDPRALSYIMSQPGSFPKPENVRRSLADVLGEGLLFAEGETHKRQRRIMNPSFGPVQVRELVPIFWQKSNKLRDAWVNLIKSGPEEHTIIDVLSWLSRATLDIIGVAGFDYEFGALDGNDEDELSKAFNKAFESGQHFNTLAILRAFVPIFRFIPDELSRGRAASMETMRRIGMRLISEKKDALEHDLKTGSTSHGRDLLTLLIKSNMAHENVSYRMSDDEVLGQISTFITAGHETTSTSTTWALYVLTKHPEVQRKLRQELLESRLGEEPSMNELDKLPYLDNFVRECLRVHPAVPSTVREAAHEVNIPLSKSFKDRNGVERTYITMQKGDAVFIPILAMNRLKEIWGDDSHEPERWDNLPENAKLMPGVWGHLMTFIHGNRSCIGYRFAVIEMKALLYSLVRAVEFNIDPNIEIEAKSSIVTRPRVVSQPEKGNQLPLICKVVATI, encoded by the exons ATGGCCAACTCGTCCCTTATTCCTCTCGACACTCTGACCGAATACGCTACATTCAAGAACCTTCTATATATCTCTGGGGGAATTATTCTGTTCAAGATTGCGGAGGGTGCTTACTATCCTATTCGCAAACTCTTTTCCCCTCTACGTGAACTACCTGGCCCATCCAACGAGAGCGTTATTTTTGGTAACCTCAAACGAGTATTTGCGGCCCCAAATTCGGTTATACATGAAGGATGGCTTAAGGAATATGGGTCAACCCTAGCATATCGAGGCTTCTTGTCT TCCTATAGATTATTCACAGTGGATCCCCGTGCTCTTTCATA CATTATGTCGCAACCAGGTTCCTTCCCGAAGCCCGAGAATGTTAGGCGCAGCCTTGCCGACGTACTAGGTGAAG GTCTACTCTTTGCTGAAGGAGAGACACATAAACGCCAG CGCCGCATAATG AATCCATCTTTCGGCCCTGTCCAAGTTCGTGAACTAGTGCCAATTTTCTGGCAAAAATCCAACAAG CTAAGGGATGCATGGGTAAACCTAATCAAATCCGGCCCCGAGGAGCACACCATAATAGACGTGCTATCTTGGCTCAGTCGCGCCACGTTGGACATCATTGGTGTCGCTG GTTTTGACTATGAATTCGGTGCCTTGGATGGTAATGACGAAGATGAACTTTCCAAAGCGTTCAATAAAGCATTCGAGTCTGGACAACATTTCAATACACTTGCTATTCTACGAGCATTTGTCCCGATATTCCGTTTTATT CCAGATGAACTCAGCCGGGGGCGTGCTGCCAGTATGGAAAC AATGCGCCGGATTGGGATGAGGTTGATCTCCGAGAAGAAAGATGCCCTTGAGCACGACTTGAAAACCGGTTCAACCTCACATGGTCGGGACTTACTCACACTTCTGATCAAGTCTAATATGGCCCATGAGAACGTGTCGTATAGGATGTCAGACGATGAGGTTTTAGGCC AAATATCAACATTTATTACTGCTGGCCACGAGACCACCAGTACATCAACAACATGGGCCTTGTATGTACTAACAAAGCATCCCGAGGTGCAGCGCAAATTGCGCCAAGAACTGCTTGAATCCCGCCTCGGAGAAGAGCCAAGTATGAATGAATTAGACAAGCTACCGTACCTCGACAACTTCGTAAGGGAGTGTCTACGCGTGCATCCTGCGGTCCCTTCAACTGTCCGTGAAGCGGCCCATGAGGTGAATATACCGCTTTCCAAGAGCTTCAAGGACCGTAATGGTGTGGAGCGGACCTATATAAC CATGCAAAAGGGTGATGCTGTTTTTATCCCGATTTTGGCTATGAACCGCCTGAAGGAAATTTGGGGAGACGATTCTCATGA GCCTGAAAGATGGGATAATTTGCCCGAAAATGCAAAATTGATGCCCGGTGTGTGGGGACATCTCATGAC ATTTATACACGGAAACCGCTCTTGCATTGGGTATAGGTTTGCCGTAATCGA GATGAAAGCCCTTCTTTACTCACTAGTCCGAGCTGTTGAGTTTAATATTGATCCCAATATCGAAATAGAAGCCAAGTCATC GATCGTTACCCGTCCAAGGGTTGTATCCCAGCCCGAGAAAGGAAACCAACTCCCCCTCATTTGCAAGGTCGTAGCCACCATCTAA